The following are encoded in a window of Podospora pseudoanserina strain CBS 124.78 chromosome 6, whole genome shotgun sequence genomic DNA:
- a CDS encoding hypothetical protein (EggNog:ENOG503P4H5), with protein MSEPDLSKIARDAERDLNTYQSKTGSSRRGLDDSGVTDTSANKMFSGSTVKTGDDFVTSKSYNRRIPGDEGGDVDDKGHWVHGRAYEGEGGPEDKTAHIYQHNPGGIDEATVRKWGKDPVELERATLRKDRPDLLPSEEALGGRANEPAHQGDVSEQGRLASKANLGRDEEDKRELPSQGSGGSRYKAAYYETPESVPDQGADMGVIPPKSSTGRSRNI; from the exons ATGTCCGAGCCCGACTTGTCCAAGATCGCCCGCGATGCTGAGCGGGACCTGAACACGTATCAGTCCAAGACCGGCTCCTCCAGACGAGGACTGGATGACTCTGGTGTCACTGACACGTCGGCTAACAAGATGTTTTCCGGCTCGACTGTCAAGACGGGGGACGACTTTGTCACCAGCAAGAGCTACAACCGTCGCATTCCGGGTGATGAAGGAGGTGATGTGGACGACAAGGGACA CTGGGTCCATGGCCGGGCGTatgagggtgaaggtggtCCAGAAGACAAGACAGCTCACATCTATCAGCACAATCCGGGCGGGATTGACGAGGCAACAGTGAGGAAGTGGGGCAAGGATCCGGTCGAGCTGGAAAGGGCTACACTCCGGAAGGACAGGCCTGATTTGCTCCCTTCCGAGGAAGCACTCGGCGGGAGAGCTAACGAGCCGGCTCACCAGGGCGACGTTTCCGAACAAGGTAGACTGGCGTCCAAGGCCAATTTGGGacgggatgaggaggacaagagagAGCTGCCGAGCCAAGGGTCAGGTGGTTCCCGCTACAAGGCGGCCTACTATGAGACACCCGAGAGTGTGCCCGATCAAGGAGCTGATATGGGTGTGATTCCGCCCAAGTCCTCAACGGGAAGATCACGCAACATCTAG
- a CDS encoding hypothetical protein (EggNog:ENOG503P99N; COG:S), whose translation MSFIQFQPPFPFPPSSYQHSYSYRHSRDWRRAGIVRSSPFRNHGRHGSAFLPPCLGGRFHAAAASMVANVGTPRPSSIYPSTIPSSTAIPYQEPFAAAPPENYMMQGNPTNTGAPPEKPLVPSSTADWEAKKDVIRQLYMDENRILNEVIDIMHRVHRFKATARMYKGQFHKWEWSKYNTRKGRSQNALMPAQSRATKKRAHDTDNTVSSETAAAHLDFDLPTVHSTGSQAVMARVGNAMNTPLLHQNSDFRNVEFSLDAYKALINIWSPGDKPWKSSIPSPPTAPAGTILQQVQQALALFDRGQNAGGIRILDSVNERIASALTITASSSSSAACGDNKTGTEITTTTTATTATTASIPIEIIWDCFLAVPQLILTANRPELLSLFMDYLARYANITLSSGHPLTKISCHLAALTRAFSIHRQQKNDHPQTSQEEALSMLKMYVSESWTLWLDLITETRGPKDHVTIHLRRGYAVLMEEDGDSPGRGSSRLLTDFTSSLDESIQIRGEEATTARVLELEELLAKMYMPLFTPKKLAHAEKMLKDVIAKVVTRLGKGGTRADTEMGYNDRFLLFIVKHFLARIADHEGNLEAGRKWRRESLETEKKDLFWRQTSQMVEEGLRADGREEEAEGIRREMEEVMPKEE comes from the exons ATGTCATTCATACAGttccaacccccttttccctttcctccctcGTCCTACCAGCACAGCTATTCATACAGACACTCCCGTGACTGGCGGAGAGCGGGCATCGTGCGCTCGTCTCCCTTCCGGAATCATGGCAGGCACGGCTCTGCCTTCTTGCCTCCATGTCTAGGAGGGCGTTTTCACGCCGCTGCGGCCTCCATGGTTGCTAACGTCGGGACCCCTCGACCAAGCTCAATATATCCATCAACAATTCCAAGCTCCACGGCCATCCCATACCAAGAACCGTTCGCGGCTGCACCGCCGGAGAATTACATGATGCAAGGGAATCCAACAAATACAGGTGCTCCGCCGGAGAAACCGTTGGTCCCGAGCAGCACTGCAGATTGGGAAGCCAAAAAGGATGTCATCAGGCAGCTGTACATGGACGAAAATCGCATTTTGAACGAGGTCATCGATATTATGCACCGCGTTCACAGGTTCAAGGCAAC AGCAAGAATGTACAAAGGCCAGTTCCACAAGTGGGAGTGGTCAAAGTACAACACCAGAAAGGGACGAAGCCAGAACGCCTTGATGCCCGCTCAGTCCAGGGCAACGAAAAAGCGAGCACACGACACCGACAACACCGTCAGTAGTGAGACGGCCGCAGCTCACCTTGACTTTGATCTTCCAACTGTCCATTCAACTGGGAGCCAAGCTGTGATGGCAAGAGTTGGAAATGCGATGAACACGCCGCTCTTGCATCAAAACTCCGACTTTCGCAATGTTGAATTCTCTCTCGATGCGTACAAGGCGCTGATCAACATTTGGTCCCCTGGTGACAAGCCGTGGAAGTCTTCGATTCCGTCACCTCCCACCGCGCCTGCTGGAACCATACTTCAACAAGTTCAGCAAGCGCTAGCTTTGTTTGACCGGGGGCAGAATGCAGGAGGAATCCGAATCCTGGACTCGGTCAATGAAAGAATAGCCTCTGCTCTCACAATCACcgcatcctcttcttcttcggcagcCTGTGGTGACAACAAGACCGGCACcgagatcaccaccaccaccactgccaccaccgccaccactgCCAGCATCCCCATTGAAATCATATGGGACTGTTTTCTTGCCGTCCCCCAGCTGATCCTCACCGCCAACCGGCCCGAGCTACTAAGTCTCTTTATGGACTACCTCGCCCGCTacgccaacatcaccctGTCGTCGGGGCACCCCCTTACCAAAATCTCATGCCATCTCGCCGCTTTGACCCGTGCGTTTTccatccaccgccagcaaAAGAACGatcacccccaaaccagccaagaagaagccctcaGCATGCTCAAAATGTATGTCTCCGAGTCCTGGACCCTCTGGCTCGACCTCATTACCGAGACACGCGGGCCGAAAGACCATgtcaccatccacctccgTCGCGGGTACGCAGTGCTCATGGAGGAAGACGGCGATTCCCCGGGACGAGGAAGTTCAAGGTTACTTACCGATTTTACGTCCAGTCTGGACGAGTCGATCCAGATCCGCGGGGAGGAGGCCACCACTGCACGGGTGCTAGAGTTGGAGGAGTTACTGGCCAAGATGTACATGCCACTTTTTACGCCAAAGAAGCTGGCGCACGCGGAGAAGATGCTCAAGGATGTGATCGCAAAGGTGGTTACGAGgctggggaaaggggggacgAGGGCGGACACAGAAATGGGGTACAATGACCGGTTTTTACTCTTCATTGTCAAGCACTTCTTGGCAAGGATAGCAGATCATGAAGGGAATTTGGAAGCTGGGcggaagtggaggagggagagcttggagacggagaagaaggatttGTTTTGGAGGCAGACGTCccagatggtggaggagggcttgagggcggatgggagggaggaggaggcggaagggATTAggcgggagatggaggaagtGATGCCCAAAGAGgagtag
- a CDS encoding hypothetical protein (COG:S; EggNog:ENOG503NYGR), with protein MLSRQLARRAAAGAVVRPATTRAFTTSLALSSKRTPSLGDIEPEQQEVFNKKQKEFRLKLAEAQKQREASAFASSSSSSSTSTSSSPSTSALGLGKLSTGSSTATGTTANAAEHEPPRKAGPLTNLIYGTKEGREMDAQIEASFSQVLARGKYVHSIVFHEVKPKDVDEYVELVGKWYPRMASMPENKVHLVGSWRTEVGDCETFVHIWEYQRYQGYHASLNAISRHPEYPAFEKKLRGLIRSKKSSLMQEFSFWPTTPPRQLGGIFELRSYTLHPGNLLEWETHWRRGLKARREVMEGVGAWFVQIGDLNTVHHLWQFADLEERKIRREKSWSQEGWAETVHKTVPLIQEMKSRILVPMPWSPVA; from the exons ATGCTATCTAGACAACTTGCTCGTCGCGCCGCGGCTGGCGCTGTCGTCCGGCCGGCAACCACCAGAGCCTTTACCACCTCACTCGCCCTCTCGTCAAAacgcaccccctccctcgggGACATCGAGCCAGAGCAGCAGGAAGTATTcaacaagaagcagaaggagtTCCGGTTAAAGCTTGCGGAGGCGCAGAAGCAGCGGGAAGCCAGTGCGTTtgcctcgtcttcttcttcttcttcaacatcaacctcctcttccccctccacctcggccttggGCCTTGGAAAGCTAAGCACAGGGTCGAGCACCGCTACAGGAACCACTGCCAACGCGGCCGAGCACGAGCCCCCTCGCAAGGCGGGCCCCCTGACGAACCTGATTTACGGGACAAAGGAGGGCCGCGAGATGGACGCCCAGATCGAGGCCAGCTTCAGCCAGGTGCTGGCGCGCGGCAAGTATGTGCACTCGATTGTCTTCCACGAGGTCAAGCCCAAGGACGTGGACGAGTATGTCGAGCTGGTGGGCAAGTGGTATCCCCGCATGGCCAGCATGCCGGAGAATAAGGTTCATCTGGTGGGCAGTTGGAGAACGGAGGTTGGCGACTGCGAGACAtttg TACACATCTGGGAATATCAGCGCTATCAAGGCTATCATGCCTCCTTGAACGCCATCTCCCGCCACCCGGAATATCCAGCCTTTGAAAAGAAGCTCCGCGGCTTGATTCGCAGCAAAAAGTCCTCTCTCATGCAAGAGTTCTCTTTCTGGCCAACGACCCCTCCCCGACAGCTCGGCGGCATCTTTGAGCTGCGCTCCTACACGCTCCACCCCGGTAACCTTCTCGAGTGGGAGACGCACTGGAGGCGCGGACTCAAGGCCAGGCGCGAGGTGATGGAAGGTGTGGGAGCCTGGTTTGTGCAGATTGGCGATCTCAACACGGTGCACCACCTCTGGCAGTTTGCTGATCTCGAGGAGCGCAAGATCCGCCGCGAGAAGAGCTGGAGCCAGGAGGGCTGGGCCGAAACAGTGCACAAGACGGTACCCCTGATCCAGGAAATGAAGAGCAGGATTCTGGTGCCCATGCCTTGGTCTCCAGTGGCCTAA
- the ATP18 gene encoding atp18 subunit J of the mitochondrial F1F0 ATP synthase (EggNog:ENOG503P8G9; COG:S), with protein sequence MSWLGVAPFKKFPTPVLRPMAPFFAAAVVIAYGVNSAQTAMMNSDEFKNDPRNPNAKASH encoded by the exons ATGTCTTGGCTCGGAGTTGCCCCCTTCAAGAAGTTCCCGACGCCCGTGT TGCGTCCCATGGCTCCCTTCTTCGCTGCCG CCGTGGTCATTGCCTATGGCGTGAACTCGGCCCAGACTGCCATGATGAACA GCGACGAGTTCAAGAACGACCCCCGcaaccccaacgccaagGCTTCCCATTAA
- a CDS encoding hypothetical protein (EggNog:ENOG503P61E; COG:S), with protein MASPTTQQPVGAPTTLPNKPENKLPPIPDGSRIRKRPLPLPPHRGTLKSAASSVNFQNQTTPDIDGYLPPPRANRTQIIKVASSASHMSLVKRVRKALESARNNQQGTTKGLPLAARVAALGAKNGRSDQTGPISDALDDVVLIATGRAIQKAVEVGASFTRERDLIVIARTRTVQAVDDIEMMDEDAEEEDSARVRHVSCVEVGVRWAS; from the exons ATGGCCTCTCCAACGACACAGCAGCCTGTGGGTGCACCAACTACGCTGCCAAACAAACCCGAAAACAAGCTCCCACCCATTCCAGATG GCTCTCGAATCCGCAaacgcccccttcccctccctcctcaccgggGCACCTTGAAGTCGGCCGCATCCTCTGTCAATTTCCAAAACCAGACGACACCCGACATTGATGGCTACCTGCCCCCTCCTCGCGCGAATCGCACCCAGATCATCAAGGTGGCCTCTTCGGCCTCCCACATGTCACTTGTAAAACGCGTACGAAAGGCACTGGAGAGCGCCCGAAATAACCAACAGGGAACAACAAAAGGTCTGCCCTTGGCAGCACGTGTTGCCGCTCTGGGTGCGAAGAATGGGAGATCAGACCAAACTGGGCCAATATCAGATGCGCTGGATGATGTCGTGCTTATTGCGACGGGGAGGGCAATTCAGAAGGCGGTTGAGGTGGGGGCCTCGTTCACGAGAGAACGAGATTTGATTGTGAttgcgaggacgaggacggtaCAGGCAGTGGACGACATCGAAATGATGGAcgaggatgcggaggaggaggactcGGCGCGGGTCAGACATGTTAGTTGTGTCGAGGTTGGAGTGAGGTGGGCCAGTTGA
- the FSH3 gene encoding Family of serine hydrolases 3 (COG:E; EggNog:ENOG503NX5C): MPSQSRWPSEKTGWTPPPQLIAFIHMLSFHTWRFVASRSQSRIHSFQVVRFFSASQRSLFCSTTMAETQSGTQTPISGASTPVPRGKAVNNKPPKKEVKILMLHGYTQSGPLFRAKTRAVEKLLVKALAPRNFIPSLIYPTAPNRLYPRDIPGYQPSSDNEGREDEEIDSWAWFRKDEATGSYRLVQQGMLQLASAIEETGGGIEGVIGFSQGGCVASILAAALEGFRQPAEEHKEWVESIRAANGGQPLKFWVSYSGFWAVDQDLSGWLYQPKVKTPSLHYFGGLDTVVDESRSQGLVERSEGAVKVVHPGGHYVPVSKEWVVPLAGFVLQSLTEAPREDEKL; this comes from the exons ATGCCGAGCCAATCCCGCTGGCCCTCCGAGAAGACTGGATggacgccgccgccgcagttGATAGCTTTTATTCACATGCTGTCATTTCACACCTGGAGATTTGTCGCCAGCAGGTCGCAATCTCGGATCCATTCCTTCCAAGTTGTGCGTTTCTTCAGCGCTAGTCAGAGAAGTCTCTTTTGCAGCACCACCATGGCCGAGACACAAAGCGGCACGCAGACTCCCATCTCCGGGGCTTCCACGCCAGTTCCCAGGGGCAAGgccgtcaacaacaagccaccAAAGAAGGAAGTCAAAATATTGATGCTTCATG GCTACACTCAATCTGGTCCCCTCTTTCGCGCCAAAACCCGCGCGGTGGAAAAGCTCCTCGTCAAGGCTCTGGCTCCCCGAAATTTCATCCCTTCTCTCATCtaccccaccgcccccaacCGGCTGTACCCCCGCGACATCCCGGGGTATCAGCCGTCATCCGACAACGAAGGCagagaggacgaggagataGACTCTTGGGCTTGGTTCCGCAAAGACGAAGCTACTGGGTCGTATCGTCTTGTCCAGCAGGGAATGTTACAGCTCGCCTCCGCTATCGAAGAGACCGGCGGCGGTATCGAAGGTGTGATTGGGTTCAGTCAGGGGGGTTGTGTAGCTTCCATTCTTGCTGCCGCGTTGGAAGGGTTCAGGCAGCCGGCTGAGGAGCACAAGGAGTGGGTGGAAAGTATACGGGCCGCAAACGGCGGACAGCCGCTCAAGTTTTGGGTGTCGTACTCTGGGTTCTGGGCTGTGGACCAGGACCTGAGCGGGTGGCTTTATCAGCCAAAGGTGAAGACGCCGAGCTTGCACTATTTTGGTGGTCTGGATACAGTGGTGGATGAGAGCAGGAGTCAGGGGCTGGtggaaaggtcggagggggCAGTCAAGGTGGTCCATCCAGGCGGGCATTATGTGCCCGTGAGCAAAGAGTGGGTGGTGCCGCTGGCTGGATTTGTGCTACAGTCTCTAACGGAGGCCCCTCGTGAGGACGAGAAGCTGTGA
- a CDS encoding hypothetical protein (EggNog:ENOG503P0G1; COG:S), producing MSVEIWPRIAPEELKVAIRESEERELGWLVQELHETLTNLKHGLEDCYALLAPIDPGSTLVLSTPRNEIVKGTITRVGTRIVKGTIHLRLRTLPQQTISINPNHPIHLGPLTTLHTLLTHSIDLLNLTLSYSYPTESSPTLDKNTSSPQFLSAQLRLLSQSFTESLAILKGPPLLNSDPSWTSRSAAPSHFIPPLTIPSNSSHNQSSHPCLSFHLTIQDSSLVLWLRTLEPAHAPVHFSTKLALAIGTARRLEHDEAERVFGYCCTGGDSTGLPHIHNSNHDPNIPLAPVLSGTRRKEVEVYVREKVRVESADPSLMSLTAKLTALTHTLSLARRNLAAVMGEEMED from the exons ATGTCTGTCGAAATCTGGCCTCGAATTGCGCCAGAAGAACTTAAGGTCGCCATTAGGGAATCTGAA GAACGCGAACTCGGCTGGCTTGTTCAAGAGCTCCACgaaaccctcaccaacctcaagcATGGCCTCGAAGATTGCTATGCGCTCCTTGCGCCCATCGATCCCGGATCTACTCTGGTGTTGAGCACCCCTCGAAATGAGATAGTAAAGGGCACCATCACCCGTGTCGGAACGCGCATTGTcaagggg ACCATCCACCTTCGTCTGCGCACCCTTCCTCAGCAAACGATAAGCATCAATCCCAACCATCCCATACACCTCGGCCCGCTTACTACCCTCCACACTTTGCTTACCCACTCGatcgacctcctcaacttgACCCTCAGTTACTCGTACCCAACCGAgtcctcgccaaccttggACAAGAAtacatcctccccccagtTTCTGTCGGCCCAGCTGCGCCTCCTCTCGCAGTCCTTTACAGAGTCCCTCGCCATTCTCAAAGGGCCGCCTCTTCTCAACTCGGATCCCTCTTGGACCTCTCGCTCCGCAGCGCCCTCCCACTTCATCCCGCCCTTgaccatcccctccaacagctcGCACAACCAGTCCTCCCATCCTTGCCTGTCCTTCCACCTCACCATTCAGGACTCAAGTCTGGTCCTCTGGCTCCGAACCCTCGAACCCGCCCACGCCCCTGTACACTTTAGCACTAAGCTTGCCCTCGCCATTGGCACCGCCCGCCGTCTCGAACACGACGAAGCCGAGCGGGTTTTCGGGTACTGCTGCACAGGTGGCGACTCGACTGGGCTACCGCACATTCACAATAGCAACCACGATCCAAACATTCCCTTGGCGCCGGTGCTCTCAGGCACCCGAAGAAAAGAGGTCGAGGTGTATGTGAGGGAAAAGGTCAGGGTCGAGAGTGCGGATCCCAGTCTCATGAGTTTGACAGCCAAGCTCACGGCTCTGACGCATACGCTgagcttggcgaggaggaatcTGGCAGCTGTCATGGGGGAGGAAATGGAGGATTAG